Proteins from one Microbacterium sp. Root553 genomic window:
- a CDS encoding TetR/AcrR family transcriptional regulator — MISSSRAGRPRASSRETLADAACELFLERGYDATSVADITQRAGVSRSSFFNYFSSKSDVLWSGLDDRIAGAVEDLSAVPQDRQGSEVRRILTTLVADFAPDSLALAMTNASAMGLDDELVQDAALRQARLSAALRDLALRSGVTPVSADIVAATWSAAVLAAVRAWAESGAGRGTVSERFDDAVRAVDALPWRALTR, encoded by the coding sequence ATGATCAGCTCGAGCCGCGCCGGACGCCCGAGGGCCTCGTCCCGCGAGACGCTGGCCGATGCCGCCTGTGAGCTCTTCCTCGAGCGCGGCTACGACGCGACGTCCGTCGCCGACATCACCCAGCGGGCGGGAGTGAGCCGGTCGAGCTTCTTCAACTACTTCTCCTCGAAGAGCGACGTGCTGTGGTCGGGCTTGGACGACCGGATCGCCGGAGCCGTCGAGGACCTGAGCGCCGTGCCGCAGGATCGTCAGGGAAGCGAGGTCAGGCGCATCCTCACGACTCTGGTCGCGGACTTCGCACCCGACAGTCTCGCTCTCGCGATGACGAACGCCTCGGCGATGGGGCTCGACGACGAGTTGGTGCAGGATGCTGCGCTGCGCCAGGCGCGGCTGTCTGCGGCGCTGCGTGACCTCGCACTGCGATCCGGCGTCACTCCGGTCTCCGCCGACATCGTCGCCGCGACCTGGTCGGCGGCCGTCCTCGCAGCGGTGCGGGCCTGGGCGGAGAGCGGGGCCGGTCGGGGCACCGTCTCGGAGAGGTTCGATGACGCGGTGCGAGCCGTCGACGCACTGCCCTGGCGGGCTTTGACGCGCTGA
- a CDS encoding MIP/aquaporin family protein, translating into MTDVNLGLYFLSEFVGTAMLILLGCGVVANVALAKNKGFGGGFLMVNWGWGLAVFVGVLASAYSGAILNPAVGIGLLIGGKIDFSQFAVATGAELLGAIVGAILTWLAYKQHFDEEPDAANKLGVFSTGPAIRSYGWNLVTEVIGTFVLVFAVFAFADYGVADIGTPGGLGPLSALPVALVVVAIGASLGGPTGYAINPARDLGPRIAHAILPIKGKGSSDWSYSWVPVVGPLIGGALAALAAPVLLNLA; encoded by the coding sequence ATGACTGATGTGAATCTCGGTCTCTACTTCCTGTCGGAGTTCGTCGGCACAGCGATGCTGATCCTCCTGGGTTGTGGTGTGGTCGCGAACGTCGCCCTGGCGAAGAACAAGGGCTTCGGCGGCGGCTTCCTGATGGTCAACTGGGGATGGGGCCTCGCGGTCTTCGTCGGTGTCCTCGCCTCCGCGTACTCCGGTGCGATCCTGAACCCCGCCGTCGGCATCGGACTCCTGATCGGCGGGAAGATCGACTTCTCGCAGTTCGCCGTCGCCACCGGCGCCGAGCTCCTCGGTGCCATCGTCGGTGCGATCCTCACCTGGCTCGCCTACAAGCAGCACTTCGACGAGGAGCCCGACGCGGCGAACAAGCTCGGCGTCTTCTCGACCGGTCCCGCGATCCGCTCCTACGGATGGAACCTGGTCACCGAGGTGATCGGCACCTTCGTGCTCGTCTTCGCGGTCTTCGCGTTCGCCGACTACGGCGTCGCGGACATCGGCACCCCCGGAGGCCTCGGACCGCTCAGCGCTCTGCCCGTCGCCCTCGTCGTGGTGGCCATCGGCGCGTCGCTCGGTGGACCGACCGGATACGCCATCAACCCCGCACGTGACCTCGGTCCTCGTATCGCGCACGCCATCCTGCCGATCAAGGGCAAGGGCTCCAGCGACTGGTCCTACTCGTGGGTCCCCGTCGTGGGTCCGCTGATCGGTGGAGCACTCGCCGCTCTCGCCGCCCCGGTCCTGCTGAACCTCGCCTGA
- the lipB gene encoding lipoyl(octanoyl) transferase LipB — MTTLDILTPRLAPDYVPYPEGWDLQRRVHADVVAGDRPDTLILLEHEAVYTAGKRTEPQERPHDGTPVIDVDRGGKITWHGPGQLVGYPIVRLPEPMDVVAHVRRLERLLIDVLRPLGVDGYQVDGRSGVWVRRPLSEDKVAAIGVRVQQGVTMHGFAINCDNSLAGFGSIIPCGITDAGVTTVSEVVGADISPADVVDAVSTAFLAEYSTPHHAGVAA; from the coding sequence ATGACCACGCTCGACATCCTGACTCCGCGCCTCGCGCCCGACTACGTCCCCTATCCCGAGGGATGGGATCTGCAGCGCCGCGTGCATGCCGACGTGGTCGCGGGCGATCGCCCCGACACCCTGATCCTGCTGGAGCACGAGGCCGTGTACACGGCGGGGAAGCGCACGGAACCACAGGAGAGACCTCACGACGGCACGCCCGTCATCGATGTCGACCGAGGAGGGAAGATCACCTGGCACGGTCCGGGGCAGCTCGTGGGATATCCGATCGTCCGTCTTCCCGAGCCGATGGACGTGGTCGCCCATGTCCGCCGCCTCGAGCGCCTGCTGATCGACGTGCTCCGTCCGCTCGGAGTCGACGGGTATCAGGTCGACGGCCGCAGCGGCGTCTGGGTGCGTCGCCCCCTCTCGGAGGACAAGGTCGCCGCGATCGGCGTGCGCGTGCAGCAGGGCGTCACCATGCACGGCTTCGCGATCAACTGCGACAACAGCCTCGCCGGCTTCGGGAGCATCATCCCCTGCGGCATCACCGACGCAGGCGTCACGACGGTGAGCGAGGTCGTCGGAGCGGACATCTCCCCCGCCGACGTCGTCGACGCGGTGTCCACCGCCTTCCTCGCCGAGTACTCGACCCCCCACCACGCAGGAGTTGCCGCATGA
- the ffh gene encoding signal recognition particle protein yields MATFGTLSDRLTETFRNLRTKGKLTAADVDGTVREIRRALLDADVALVVVKEFTAKVRERALGDEVNKALNPAQQVVQIVNEELVQILGGEQRRLRFAKTAPTVIMLAGLQGSGKTTFAGKLAKQLEGEGHTPLLVAADLQRPNAVNQLQVVAEQAGATIYAPEPGNGVGDPVRVSRDGVEHARRHQHDVVIIDTAGRLGVDAELMKQASDIRKATDPDEVLFVIDAMIGQDAVNTAKAFQEGVDFTGVVLSKLDGDARGGAALSVASVTGRPIIFASTGERLEDLEPFYPDRMASRILDLGDILTLIEQAQQAFDEEEAVKMAEKLATEQFTLEDFLDQLQQMKKMGSMKKMLGMLPGMGQMKQQLDDFDEREIDRTEAIIRSMTPGERRNPKVLNGSRRLRIARGSGMTVTDVNQLVQRFDQAAKMMKTVARGGTPNIPGMGSMPGMGKPGASSKRGKKGKSAATSRSGNPAKRAAENAGIAPSSTPTGSGFGLGGAKAPSEADLAEIQKLFGKG; encoded by the coding sequence ATGGCTACCTTTGGCACGCTCTCCGATCGGCTCACCGAGACCTTCCGCAATCTGCGCACGAAGGGAAAGCTCACGGCGGCCGACGTCGACGGCACCGTGCGCGAGATCCGTCGCGCACTGCTCGATGCCGACGTCGCACTCGTCGTCGTCAAGGAATTCACCGCGAAGGTGCGTGAGCGGGCACTGGGCGATGAGGTCAACAAGGCACTCAACCCGGCGCAGCAGGTCGTGCAGATCGTCAATGAGGAGCTGGTCCAGATCCTGGGCGGCGAGCAGCGCCGCCTGCGGTTCGCCAAGACCGCGCCGACCGTGATCATGCTCGCGGGACTGCAGGGCTCGGGAAAGACTACCTTCGCCGGCAAGCTCGCGAAGCAGCTCGAGGGGGAGGGACACACGCCTCTGCTCGTCGCCGCCGACCTCCAGCGTCCGAACGCCGTCAATCAGCTGCAGGTCGTGGCCGAGCAGGCGGGCGCGACGATCTACGCCCCCGAACCCGGCAACGGCGTCGGTGACCCGGTGCGCGTGTCGCGCGACGGCGTCGAGCACGCGCGTCGCCACCAGCACGACGTCGTCATCATCGACACCGCCGGTCGTCTCGGCGTCGATGCCGAGCTGATGAAGCAGGCCTCGGACATCCGCAAGGCCACGGATCCCGACGAGGTCCTCTTCGTCATCGACGCCATGATCGGTCAGGATGCCGTCAACACCGCGAAGGCCTTCCAGGAGGGCGTGGACTTCACCGGCGTCGTGCTGTCCAAGCTCGACGGTGACGCGCGCGGTGGCGCAGCGCTCTCCGTCGCCTCGGTGACCGGACGCCCGATCATCTTCGCGTCGACCGGCGAGCGACTCGAAGACCTCGAGCCCTTCTACCCGGACCGTATGGCGAGTCGCATCCTCGACCTCGGCGACATCCTCACCCTCATCGAGCAGGCCCAGCAGGCCTTCGATGAGGAAGAGGCCGTCAAGATGGCCGAGAAGCTCGCCACCGAGCAGTTCACCCTCGAAGACTTCCTCGACCAGCTTCAGCAGATGAAGAAGATGGGATCGATGAAGAAGATGCTCGGGATGCTCCCGGGCATGGGGCAGATGAAGCAGCAGCTCGACGATTTCGACGAGCGTGAGATCGATCGCACCGAGGCCATCATCCGGTCGATGACGCCCGGCGAGCGCCGCAACCCGAAGGTGCTGAACGGATCTCGTCGACTGCGCATCGCGCGCGGTTCAGGAATGACGGTCACGGACGTCAACCAGCTCGTGCAGCGCTTCGACCAGGCGGCCAAGATGATGAAGACCGTCGCCCGCGGCGGCACGCCGAACATCCCGGGGATGGGATCGATGCCCGGGATGGGTAAGCCGGGAGCATCGTCGAAGCGCGGCAAGAAGGGCAAGTCCGCGGCAACATCCCGCTCGGGCAATCCCGCGAAGCGCGCCGCCGAGAACGCCGGGATCGCACCGTCCTCGACCCCGACGGGATCGGGCTTCGGCCTCGGTGGTGCGAAGGCGCCCAGCGAAGCCGACCTCGCCGAGATCCAGAAGCTGTTCGGCAAGGGCTGA
- the ftsY gene encoding signal recognition particle-docking protein FtsY produces the protein MAEKSWSLTRALRGMFVKPTIDETTWEDLETALITADFGPEISERVVDELREKVERFRTTDPQDLQRMLRETLEEHFAKFDTTLKLTERPAVVLVVGVNGVGKTTTIGKFTKFLRGFQRSVVVGAADTFRAAAVDQLATWAQRGGAAIVRPQQEGQDPASVAFQTIEYAKREGIEIAIIDTAGRLHTKGGLMDELTKIRRVIEKQAPISEVLLVLDATTGQNGVMQAEAFLEHAGVTGLVLTKLDGSAKAGFVLAVQERTGIPVKLLGQGEGIDDLTGFTPHVFVQSLVG, from the coding sequence ATGGCGGAGAAGTCCTGGTCCCTCACCCGAGCACTGCGCGGGATGTTCGTCAAGCCCACGATCGATGAGACGACGTGGGAGGACCTCGAGACGGCCCTGATCACGGCCGACTTCGGCCCGGAGATCAGCGAGCGCGTCGTCGACGAGCTGCGCGAGAAGGTCGAGCGCTTCCGCACGACCGATCCACAGGATCTGCAGCGCATGCTCCGTGAGACTCTCGAGGAGCATTTCGCGAAGTTCGACACGACGCTGAAGCTCACCGAACGCCCGGCCGTGGTGCTCGTCGTCGGAGTGAACGGGGTCGGCAAGACCACGACCATCGGAAAGTTCACCAAGTTCCTCCGCGGATTCCAGCGCAGCGTGGTCGTCGGCGCTGCGGACACGTTCCGCGCGGCCGCGGTCGACCAGCTCGCCACCTGGGCTCAGCGTGGCGGCGCGGCCATCGTGCGCCCGCAGCAGGAGGGGCAGGATCCGGCATCCGTCGCGTTCCAGACCATCGAGTACGCCAAGCGCGAAGGCATCGAGATCGCGATCATCGACACTGCCGGTCGGCTGCACACCAAGGGCGGACTGATGGACGAGCTCACCAAGATCCGTCGGGTGATCGAGAAGCAGGCTCCGATCAGCGAGGTCCTGCTCGTCCTCGACGCCACCACCGGGCAGAACGGCGTCATGCAGGCCGAGGCGTTCCTCGAGCACGCGGGGGTGACGGGACTCGTCCTCACGAAGCTCGACGGCTCCGCCAAAGCGGGCTTCGTCCTCGCCGTCCAGGAGCGCACCGGCATCCCGGTCAAGCTCCTCGGACAGGGCGAGGGAATCGACGACCTCACCGGATTCACCCCCCATGTCTTCGTCCAGTCGCTCGTCGGCTGA
- a CDS encoding EamA family transporter produces MNRTTTLLLTALAPLSWGTTYLVTTALLPAGHPLLAGLLRSLPAGLIALAIGGTLPRRGWWAKALILGILNIGAFFALLFLAAERLPGGVAAAVAGVQPLIILALGALVVQERIRPTTATAAVVGAGGVALIVLGPAASLDLLGVLAAIGGVTATALGMVLTKRWGRPSGVGPVAYAGWQLTAGGLFLLPLTLIFEGLPPAIDGTAALGYLWLGSVGGLLAYTLWFRGIQQLPVIAPGLLALLSPVVAAILGTLVAGERFTPVQTVGLALVLLALVAGQLGALRRPRA; encoded by the coding sequence ATGAACCGCACCACGACACTGCTCCTCACCGCGCTGGCACCCCTCTCCTGGGGCACCACCTACCTGGTGACGACCGCTCTCCTCCCCGCGGGTCATCCACTTCTGGCGGGTCTGCTGCGATCCCTCCCCGCGGGCCTTATCGCTCTCGCGATCGGAGGGACGCTGCCACGGCGGGGCTGGTGGGCCAAAGCGCTGATCCTGGGCATCCTCAACATCGGCGCCTTCTTCGCGCTCCTGTTCCTCGCGGCCGAGCGCCTGCCCGGAGGTGTCGCGGCCGCCGTCGCCGGCGTGCAGCCGCTGATCATCCTCGCGCTGGGTGCCCTGGTCGTACAGGAGCGCATCCGCCCGACGACGGCGACCGCCGCCGTGGTGGGCGCGGGCGGCGTGGCTCTGATCGTGCTGGGACCGGCGGCATCGCTCGACCTGCTCGGCGTGCTCGCGGCGATCGGGGGCGTGACCGCGACCGCGCTCGGAATGGTCCTCACCAAGCGCTGGGGTCGGCCGTCCGGCGTCGGACCGGTCGCGTATGCGGGCTGGCAGCTGACCGCGGGCGGGCTCTTCCTGCTGCCGCTCACCCTCATCTTCGAGGGTCTCCCCCCGGCGATCGACGGCACCGCGGCCCTCGGCTACCTGTGGCTCGGGAGCGTCGGCGGCCTGCTCGCGTATACGCTCTGGTTCCGCGGCATCCAGCAGCTGCCCGTGATCGCGCCGGGGTTGCTCGCGCTGCTCTCCCCCGTGGTCGCAGCGATTCTGGGCACACTGGTCGCCGGAGAGAGGTTCACGCCTGTGCAGACGGTCGGCCTCGCGCTGGTCCTGCTGGCTCTCGTCGCGGGACAGCTCGGAGCACTGCGCCGCCCGCGTGCCTGA
- a CDS encoding LysR family transcriptional regulator — translation MVVTTVMTRDHVYMELQQLRYVIEVAATQSFTRAAERCFVTQSALSHQVAALERELGERLFVRSSRSVRVTEAGEAFLLHARAAVTAADTAREAATSTGGRVVGTLRLGIIPTVTALDVPVLIARFRSAHPDVRVELTVGNSDALVEALRRGELDAALLGLRADAEPQGVAVRELSRERLVAAVPRGHRLAARRRVRLADLADETFADFPSGTSGRAQSDAAFAAAGIPRDVAFEADSAALILGLVSAGVAVTLLAPGVVASASSEVVAVALVDGPERIEYAAWDARSPRGVTSALLRALETSTRTGSGTGVSADEACPG, via the coding sequence ATGGTTGTCACCACAGTCATGACGAGAGATCATGTGTACATGGAGCTGCAGCAACTGAGGTACGTCATCGAGGTCGCGGCGACGCAGAGCTTCACACGCGCGGCGGAGCGGTGCTTCGTGACGCAGTCCGCACTCAGTCATCAGGTCGCAGCCCTCGAGCGCGAGCTCGGAGAACGGCTGTTCGTCCGCTCCAGTCGCAGCGTGCGCGTCACCGAGGCGGGGGAGGCCTTCCTCCTGCATGCGCGCGCCGCGGTCACCGCGGCCGACACGGCCAGGGAGGCGGCGACCTCGACAGGCGGGCGGGTCGTGGGCACGCTCCGACTGGGCATCATCCCCACCGTCACTGCGCTCGATGTGCCCGTGCTCATCGCGCGATTCCGCTCCGCCCATCCGGACGTCAGGGTCGAGCTCACCGTCGGCAACAGCGACGCGCTCGTCGAGGCGCTGCGCCGGGGCGAGCTCGATGCCGCACTGCTCGGTCTGCGAGCGGACGCGGAGCCGCAGGGGGTCGCCGTGCGGGAGCTCTCCCGGGAGCGGCTCGTGGCTGCGGTGCCACGGGGGCACCGGCTGGCAGCGCGTCGGCGCGTGCGCCTGGCAGACCTCGCGGATGAGACCTTCGCCGACTTCCCCTCCGGGACCTCGGGGCGCGCACAGAGCGACGCGGCGTTCGCCGCGGCGGGGATCCCCCGCGACGTCGCCTTCGAGGCGGACTCCGCCGCGCTCATCCTCGGCCTCGTGAGCGCCGGCGTCGCCGTGACGCTGCTGGCGCCGGGAGTGGTCGCCTCCGCCTCGTCCGAGGTGGTCGCCGTCGCGCTGGTCGACGGGCCCGAGCGGATCGAGTACGCGGCGTGGGACGCCCGTTCGCCGCGCGGCGTCACATCCGCGCTGCTCCGCGCGCTGGAGACGTCGACCCGGACCGGGAGCGGCACAGGGGTCTCGGCTGACGAAGCGTGCCCCGGATGA
- a CDS encoding DUF2004 domain-containing protein — protein sequence MAIEHDYFGLLSSGPDGSIFWSETVELGDQSVTVDLTAPDQDDVSTDALDIAASLIAGLESVDDTSRRGMLAEVDDRTSEVTEYILQQQEAYGDELEEVLVDVSGDAAVDIIRSLRLMSMTILADEHGGSEPFAVLEYALDAGTTDDVLLVNLGSDGSVQSVMSAD from the coding sequence ATGGCGATCGAACACGACTACTTCGGACTCCTGTCGTCAGGACCCGACGGCTCGATCTTCTGGTCGGAGACCGTGGAGCTCGGCGACCAGAGCGTCACCGTCGATCTCACGGCCCCCGATCAGGACGACGTCTCCACCGACGCCCTGGACATCGCGGCATCGCTGATCGCCGGGCTGGAGAGCGTCGATGACACCTCCCGCCGCGGGATGCTCGCAGAGGTCGACGATCGCACCAGCGAGGTGACCGAGTACATCCTGCAGCAGCAGGAGGCGTACGGCGACGAGCTGGAGGAGGTGCTGGTCGATGTGAGCGGCGATGCCGCCGTCGACATCATCCGATCGCTGCGGCTGATGAGCATGACGATCCTGGCCGACGAGCACGGGGGATCCGAGCCGTTCGCGGTGCTCGAGTACGCACTCGACGCCGGCACCACCGACGATGTGCTGCTCGTGAACCTCGGTTCCGACGGCAGCGTGCAGTCGGTGATGAGCGCCGACTGA
- the lipA gene encoding lipoyl synthase: MTAAPEGRKLLRLEIRNAETPIERKPEWIKTKAKMGPEYTALHSLVKSEDLHTVCQEAGCPNIFECWEDREATFLIGGSQCTRRCDFCQIDTGKPDAYDTDEPRRVAESVARMNLRYATVTSVARDDLPDTGAWLNAETVRRIHDLNPNTGVELLANEHNADPAFLGQIFDARPEVFAHNVETVPRIFKRIRPAFRYERSLDVLTQGRNAGLITKSNLILGMGEEPEEVVQALHDLHDAGCDIITITQYLRPSPRHLPVSRWVKPAEFVEFKEEAERIGFLGVLAGPLVRSSYRAGRLWAQSMVSKGREIPPHLAHIAESADLGFAQAV; encoded by the coding sequence ATGACCGCCGCACCCGAGGGACGCAAGCTCCTCCGCCTCGAGATCCGCAATGCGGAGACCCCGATCGAGCGCAAGCCCGAGTGGATCAAGACCAAGGCGAAGATGGGACCCGAGTACACGGCTCTGCATTCGCTGGTGAAGAGCGAAGACCTGCACACGGTGTGCCAGGAGGCCGGCTGCCCCAACATCTTCGAGTGCTGGGAGGACCGGGAGGCGACGTTCCTCATCGGCGGTTCGCAGTGCACGAGACGCTGCGACTTCTGCCAGATCGACACGGGGAAGCCGGATGCCTACGACACCGACGAGCCCCGCCGCGTCGCCGAGAGCGTCGCGCGTATGAACCTCCGCTACGCCACCGTGACGAGCGTGGCCCGCGACGACCTCCCCGACACGGGCGCATGGCTCAACGCCGAGACCGTCCGCAGGATCCACGATCTCAACCCGAACACCGGTGTCGAGCTGCTCGCCAACGAGCACAATGCCGATCCCGCCTTCCTCGGCCAGATCTTCGACGCGCGTCCCGAGGTGTTCGCGCACAATGTCGAGACGGTGCCCCGCATCTTCAAGCGCATCCGTCCGGCGTTCCGTTACGAGCGCTCCCTCGATGTCCTCACGCAGGGACGCAACGCGGGCCTGATCACCAAGTCCAATCTCATCCTCGGCATGGGCGAGGAGCCGGAGGAGGTGGTGCAGGCGCTGCACGACCTGCATGACGCCGGGTGCGACATCATCACCATCACGCAGTACCTGCGCCCGTCGCCTCGGCACCTGCCGGTGTCCCGCTGGGTCAAGCCCGCCGAGTTCGTGGAGTTCAAGGAGGAAGCGGAGCGGATCGGGTTCCTCGGCGTGCTCGCGGGTCCGCTGGTGCGCTCGTCGTACCGCGCGGGCCGCCTGTGGGCCCAGTCGATGGTGTCGAAGGGACGGGAGATCCCTCCGCACCTCGCGCACATCGCCGAGAGCGCCGACCTCGGGTTCGCTCAGGCCGTCTGA
- the glpK gene encoding glycerol kinase GlpK yields the protein MADYILAIDQGTTSSRAIIFDKKGSIIATGQKEHEQILPKAGWVEHDASEIWRNVQEVIGLALSRADLTRHDIAAVGITNQRETAVVWDKTTGKPAYNAIVWQDTRTQAIVDRLAADGGVERFKPIVGLPLATYFSGTKIAWILENVDGAREKAEAGDLIFGTTDSWVLWNLTGGVDGGVHVTDVTNASRTMFMDLETLEWRDDILEAFGVPRSMMPEIRSSSEVYGAAEDSSLLRETPIAGILGDQQAATFGQAAFQQGESKNTYGTGCFLIFNTGEEIVHSKNGLLTTVGYKLGDQPTHYALEGSIAVTGSLIQWLRDQLGIISSAPEVEELAEKVEDNGGVYIVPAFSGLFAPYWRPDARGAIVGLTRYANKNHIARAALEAVAFQTRDVLDAVNADAGVDLTELKVDGGMVANDALMQFQADVLGVPVVRPVVAETTALGAAYAAGLAVGFWNGLDDLSANWQEDRRWEPSLDADERDRQLRLWRKAVDKSMDWVDDDVK from the coding sequence ATGGCTGACTACATCCTCGCCATCGACCAGGGCACCACCTCGAGCCGCGCGATCATCTTCGACAAGAAGGGGAGCATCATCGCGACGGGCCAGAAGGAGCACGAGCAGATCCTGCCCAAGGCCGGGTGGGTCGAGCACGACGCCTCCGAGATCTGGCGCAACGTGCAGGAGGTCATCGGTCTGGCGCTGAGCCGCGCCGACCTGACCCGCCACGACATCGCCGCGGTCGGCATCACCAATCAGCGCGAGACCGCGGTCGTCTGGGACAAGACCACCGGCAAGCCCGCCTACAACGCCATCGTCTGGCAGGACACCCGTACTCAGGCGATCGTCGACCGCCTGGCGGCGGACGGCGGCGTCGAGCGCTTCAAGCCCATCGTCGGCCTCCCGCTCGCGACCTACTTCTCGGGAACCAAGATCGCCTGGATCCTCGAGAACGTCGACGGAGCCCGCGAGAAGGCGGAGGCCGGTGACCTGATCTTCGGCACCACCGACAGCTGGGTGCTCTGGAACCTCACCGGCGGCGTCGACGGCGGCGTGCACGTCACGGACGTCACGAACGCCTCTCGCACGATGTTCATGGATCTCGAGACGCTCGAGTGGCGCGACGACATCCTCGAGGCCTTCGGCGTTCCGCGCTCGATGATGCCGGAGATCCGCTCCTCCTCCGAGGTCTACGGCGCCGCAGAGGACTCCTCGCTGCTGCGCGAGACCCCGATCGCGGGCATCCTCGGTGACCAGCAGGCGGCCACCTTCGGCCAGGCCGCATTCCAGCAGGGTGAGAGCAAGAACACCTACGGCACCGGCTGCTTCCTGATCTTCAACACGGGCGAGGAGATCGTCCACTCGAAGAACGGTCTGCTCACCACCGTCGGCTACAAGCTCGGCGACCAGCCCACGCACTACGCGCTCGAAGGCTCGATCGCCGTCACCGGGTCGCTGATCCAGTGGCTGCGCGACCAGCTCGGGATCATCTCGTCCGCTCCCGAGGTCGAGGAGCTGGCCGAGAAGGTCGAGGACAACGGCGGCGTGTACATCGTGCCGGCCTTCTCCGGCCTCTTCGCCCCGTACTGGCGTCCGGACGCGCGCGGTGCGATCGTCGGCCTCACCCGCTATGCGAACAAGAACCACATCGCGCGCGCCGCTCTGGAGGCCGTGGCCTTCCAGACCCGCGACGTGCTCGACGCCGTGAACGCGGATGCGGGCGTGGACCTCACGGAGCTCAAGGTCGACGGCGGCATGGTCGCCAACGATGCGCTCATGCAGTTCCAGGCGGATGTCCTCGGTGTCCCGGTGGTCCGCCCCGTGGTCGCTGAGACCACCGCCCTCGGCGCGGCGTACGCCGCCGGGCTCGCCGTCGGGTTCTGGAACGGTCTCGACGACCTCTCCGCGAACTGGCAGGAAGACCGCCGGTGGGAGCCGTCGCTCGATGCGGACGAGCGCGATCGCCAGCTGCGTCTGTGGCGCAAGGCCGTCGACAAGTCGATGGACTGGGTCGACGACGACGTGAAGTGA